The Methanomassiliicoccales archaeon DNA segment TCATTCTCAATTGATATCCAGGGAGGGGAAAAATTGGCGGAATCCCAATCATGTCGCAATCGATATTTTTTATCGCCTCTGCAAGTTGTTCTCCAAAAGTATTATCACATGCAAGGTGTGCGACCTCAGAAGCATGGATTTCATATTGGTTTTGGAATGTCGAAATGTCGGTCCAGTATGCGGATACATTGCTCACATCCATTGTTTTGGACATGACAATCGCTGCCAAATCAGGATCAAAGTCCTTATATCCGAGAAGGCCGAGAAGCGCTACATCTCTTTCTGACATTCTTTCAAGGTTCCCCTTTGAGGCAAAGAGTTGCGCAAATGTACATGAATAAGGAAAGCCAGCGTTCGTCAACAGAACTTGTTTCTTACCGATCGATCCATCAAAAGCTAGTCCGCAAGAATTCAATCGCGGAAGAAGAAAAGAGGTCATCTCAAGCATCTCAGCGTTTATTGAGTCGACATCCAGGTGATCATTGGCTACATGTGACAACAGCTCCTCTGAGATCGTTGTCTCCGTGAACCTGTGTTCACCGATGTTTCCGTCGAGGTCCCTCAGAAAAATAATGTTTCCAGTTGAAAGTGAGGTTGATGTCGCGCCCTCTCCCACGATCATCACACGCTTTCCAAGCGAGGAGAGAATAGCGCCTGAGAAAAGTCCAGCAGCACCGTGGCCGACAATCAGGACATCTGTTTCAGCTTCCAAAGTCTTCCTCATGATCTTCCCCCGAATATGCGTTGAGGTGGTACACCCCGTTGAATAGATGGTCCTTGAAGAACTCTTCCTTGAGTTGGCCTCTGAACAAGACGGGCTCGATGCCCTTTTCCCTTTCCTTGATAAAACGAGCTACCAG contains these protein-coding regions:
- a CDS encoding FAD-dependent monooxygenase, which codes for MRKTLEAETDVLIVGHGAAGLFSGAILSSLGKRVMIVGEGATSTSLSTGNIIFLRDLDGNIGEHRFTETTISEELLSHVANDHLDVDSINAEMLEMTSFLLPRLNSCGLAFDGSIGKKQVLLTNAGFPYSCTFAQLFASKGNLERMSERDVALLGLLGYKDFDPDLAAIVMSKTMDVSNVSAYWTDISTFQNQYEIHASEVAHLACDNTFGEQLAEAIKNIDCDMIGIPPIFPLPGYQLRMMQLEKETGREIFEVVTPLSIPGSRLHEALRVIARKEGCLISEGLKVSNLHIAGRRAESAILKSRFIETKVRFNCIMVCTGGLLGGGLIAKGKAIADPFGIFQVEKMPNSYRINTGRASQSLVQTIAQYGLKTDSLMHLYLKNGGRLENVLGAGSVLEGCSFPAGLGLGGILLTAWLSAKSAMEVLN